A genomic window from Nicotiana sylvestris chromosome 11, ASM39365v2, whole genome shotgun sequence includes:
- the LOC104236554 gene encoding histone deacetylase 9 isoform X1, which produces MRSKDKISYFYDGDVGSVYFGPNHPMKPHRLCMTHHLVLAYGLHNKMEVYRPHKAYPVELAQFHSADYVEFLNRITPDTQHLFPSEMARYNLGEDCPVFDNLFEFCQIYAGGTIDAARRLNNQLCDIAINWAGGLHHAKKCAASGFCYINDLVLGILELLKYHARVLYIDIDVHHGDGVEEAFYFTDRVMTVSFHKYGDKFFPGTGDMKDTGERDGRFYSINVPLKDGIDDGIFTRLFKTIIAKVVETYSPGAIVLQCGADSLAGDRLGCFNLSIDGHAECVRFVKKFNLPLLVTGGGGYTKENVARCWALETGVLLDTELPNEIPDNDYIKYFGPDYSLKLPGGHIENLNSKSYIGTIKMQVMENLRCIQHAPGVQMQEVPPDFYIPDFDEDEQNPDERVDQHTQDKHIQRDDEYYEGDHDNDNHMDDA; this is translated from the exons ATGCGGTCCAAGGACAAAATCTCCTACTTCTACGACG GCGATGTCGGAAGCGTGTACTTCGGTCCGAATCATCCAATGAAGCCGCACAGATTGTGTATGACTCATCATCTGGTTCTAGCTTATGGTCTTCACAACAAGATGGAAGTTTAT AGGCCTCATAAAGCATATCCAGTGGAGCTAGCGCAGTTTCATTCAGCTGATTATGTTGAGTTCTTGAACCGAATTACCCCTGATACCCAGCACTTGTTCCCTAGTGAAATGGCTAGAT ATAATCTTGGAGAAGATTGCCCTGTATTTGACAACTTATTCGAGTTTTGCCAAATTTATGCTGGTGGAACAATAG ATGCTGCACGCAGGTTGAATAATCAGCTTTGTGACATTGCTATAAATTGGGCTGGTGGATTGCATCATGCTAAGAAATGTGCTGCTTCAGGATTTTGCTATATAAATGACCTAGTTCTGGGAATATTGGAGCTACTGAAGTATCATGCGAGGGTGCTATATATTGATATTGATGTGCATCACGGTGATGGTGTAGAAGAGGCCTTTTATTTCACTGACAG GGTTATGACAGTTAGTTTCCACAAGTATGGAGATAAGTTCTTTCCTGGAACTGGTGATATGAAG GATACAGGGGAAAGAGATGGAAGATTCTATTCCATAAATGTGCCTCTCAAGGATGGAATAGATGATGGCATCTTCACTCGACTCTTCAAAACA ATTATTGCAAAGGTtgtggaaacatattcacctggtgCGATAGTTCTGCAATGTGGGGCAGATTCACTAGCTGGTGACCGTCTGGGCTGCTTCAACCTCTCCATTGATG GGCATGCTGAATGCGTAAGGTTTGTGAAGAAATTTAATTTGCCATTGCTG GTAACTGGAGGTGGGGGATACACAAAAGAGAATGTTGCCCGATGTTGGGCACTGGAAACTGGAGTTCTTTTAGACACAGAACTTCCTAATG AAATTCCAGATAATGATTACATCAAATATTTTGGCCCTGATTATTCATTGAAGCTTCCTGGCGGGCACATA GAGAACTTGAATAGCAAATCATACATTGGCACCATAAAGATGCAAGTTATGGAAAATCTTCGTTGCATCCAGCATGCTCCTGGTGTACAAATGCAAGAA GTACCACCCGACTTCTATATTCCTGATTTTGATGAAGATGAGCAAAATCCAGACGAGCGTGTGGATC AGCACACCCAAGATAAGCATATTCAGCGTGACGATGAATATTATGAGGGCGACCATGACAATGATAACCACATGGATGATGCTTAA
- the LOC104236554 gene encoding histone deacetylase 17 isoform X2, translating into MNTISYANCGFILKDTGERDGRFYSINVPLKDGIDDGIFTRLFKTIIAKVVETYSPGAIVLQCGADSLAGDRLGCFNLSIDGHAECVRFVKKFNLPLLVTGGGGYTKENVARCWALETGVLLDTELPNEIPDNDYIKYFGPDYSLKLPGGHIENLNSKSYIGTIKMQVMENLRCIQHAPGVQMQEVPPDFYIPDFDEDEQNPDERVDQHTQDKHIQRDDEYYEGDHDNDNHMDDA; encoded by the exons ATGAACACCATTAGCTATGCTAATTGTGGTTTCATTCTGAAGGATACAGGGGAAAGAGATGGAAGATTCTATTCCATAAATGTGCCTCTCAAGGATGGAATAGATGATGGCATCTTCACTCGACTCTTCAAAACA ATTATTGCAAAGGTtgtggaaacatattcacctggtgCGATAGTTCTGCAATGTGGGGCAGATTCACTAGCTGGTGACCGTCTGGGCTGCTTCAACCTCTCCATTGATG GGCATGCTGAATGCGTAAGGTTTGTGAAGAAATTTAATTTGCCATTGCTG GTAACTGGAGGTGGGGGATACACAAAAGAGAATGTTGCCCGATGTTGGGCACTGGAAACTGGAGTTCTTTTAGACACAGAACTTCCTAATG AAATTCCAGATAATGATTACATCAAATATTTTGGCCCTGATTATTCATTGAAGCTTCCTGGCGGGCACATA GAGAACTTGAATAGCAAATCATACATTGGCACCATAAAGATGCAAGTTATGGAAAATCTTCGTTGCATCCAGCATGCTCCTGGTGTACAAATGCAAGAA GTACCACCCGACTTCTATATTCCTGATTTTGATGAAGATGAGCAAAATCCAGACGAGCGTGTGGATC AGCACACCCAAGATAAGCATATTCAGCGTGACGATGAATATTATGAGGGCGACCATGACAATGATAACCACATGGATGATGCTTAA
- the LOC104242841 gene encoding uncharacterized protein, whose product MSETPFYPREKLLEKQKYFQSVHKYTHLKGPVDKITSVVIPLALAATASFMIGRGIYNMSHGIGKKE is encoded by the exons ATGTCAGAAACACCCTTCTATCCCCGGGAAAAGCTTCTTGAGAAGCAAAAGTATTTCCAGAGTGTTCACAAGTATACACACCTGAAAGGTCCAGTAGACAAGATTACCTCAGTTGTCATTCCACTTGCTTTAGCAGCTACAGCATCCTTCATGATC GGCAGGGGAATCTACAATATGTCCCATGGCATTGGCAAGAAGGAATAA